One segment of Heterodontus francisci isolate sHetFra1 chromosome 28, sHetFra1.hap1, whole genome shotgun sequence DNA contains the following:
- the LOC137385232 gene encoding ETS domain-containing transcription factor ERF-like — protein sequence MHCVCGTGSWAPVAGLYWLPGLAYPTWACKTDSSPGSRQVQLWHFILDLLRKEEYRDVIAWQGDYGEFVIKDPDEVARLWGMRKCKPQMNYDKLSRALRYYYKKRILHKIKGKRFTYKFNFSKMVMYSCPLWYLPSSIRQMGTAPGPLPQAADTVQSQLQRKLITGVVTVGIILSLPMQGLDLLLGIDLVGNTVL from the exons atgcacTGTGTCTGTGGCACGGGATCCTGGGCTCCTGTCGCAGGTCTTTACTGGCTGCCAG GCTTGGCCTACCCAACCTGGGCctgcaagactgactccagccctgGCAGTCGCCAAGTCCAGCTCTGGCACTTCATCCTGGACCTGCTCCGGAAGGAGGAATATCGAGATGTCATCGCCTGGCAGGGAGATTACGGAGAGTTTGTCATCAAGGATCCCGATGAGGTGGCCCGTCTGTGGGGAATGAGGAAGTGTAAACCTCAGATGAACTATGACAAGCTCAGCCGGGCCCTCAG GTATTACTACAAGAAACGGATTCTTCACAAAATCAAAGGGAAACGATTCACATACAAGTTCAATTTCAGTAAGATGGTGATGTACAGCTGCCCGCTCTGGTACCTGCCCTCGAGCATTAGACAGATGGGCACTGCCCCTGGCCCACTACCGCAGGCAGCAGACACTGTCCAGTCACAG CTGCAGAGGAAGTTGATCACTGGGGTAGTGACAGTCGGAATCATTctgagcttacccatgcaggggcTAGATCTATTGCTGGGCATTGACTTGGTAGGAAACACAGTATTGTAA